A single window of Synechococcus sp. CBW1004 DNA harbors:
- a CDS encoding PCC domain-containing protein, whose translation MQPLPLHLDAGSDVRLSLEALARDHGATGYVLSVVGNLSTAVFQCPGKASPTRLRGELEIITLSGTLSPEGVHLHLSFSDGDCRVWGGHLEPGTLVLRGADLLVGFLPSATPLAALAAGDHGSDSPVQSSRAPVSIDSLTQPRVEIAVLPGCPWSARALRMLRTLSIPHRVLQVDSDALRSEIEQRSGSSSLPQVFVDGQPIGGYDALAESHGRRELEPLRQG comes from the coding sequence ATGCAACCCCTGCCGCTGCATCTCGACGCCGGCAGCGATGTGCGCCTCAGCCTCGAGGCCCTTGCCCGTGACCACGGGGCCACGGGCTACGTGCTGTCGGTGGTGGGCAATCTCTCGACCGCCGTGTTCCAGTGCCCGGGCAAGGCCTCTCCGACCCGGCTGCGCGGTGAGCTGGAGATCATCACCCTCTCGGGCACCCTCTCGCCCGAGGGGGTGCACCTGCATCTGAGCTTCTCCGACGGCGACTGCAGAGTCTGGGGCGGCCATCTGGAGCCCGGCACTCTGGTGCTGCGCGGCGCCGACCTGCTCGTGGGCTTTCTCCCGAGCGCCACGCCACTGGCTGCCCTCGCAGCCGGCGACCATGGAAGCGACAGCCCCGTGCAGTCCAGCCGGGCGCCGGTGAGCATCGATTCGCTGACGCAACCGCGGGTGGAGATCGCCGTGCTGCCCGGCTGCCCCTGGTCGGCCCGGGCCCTGCGCATGCTGCGCACCCTCTCGATTCCCCATCGCGTTCTGCAGGTCGACAGCGACGCCCTGCGCAGCGAGATCGAGCAGCGCAGCGGCAGCAGCTCGCTGCCCCAGGTGTTCGTCGACGGCCAGCCGATCGGGGGCTACGACGCTCTGGCCGAAAGCCACGGCCGCCGCGAACTGGAGCCTCTGCGGCAGGGCTGA
- the nifJ gene encoding pyruvate:ferredoxin (flavodoxin) oxidoreductase encodes MQTAQRPGGTGRPEGAAPQPLTTESRPARTRSDGPEPEPIQETLDGNEAVARVAYRLSELIALYPITPATPMGEWADAWSAEGRPNLWGTPPAVVEMQSEGGAAGALHGALQAGVLATSFTASQGLLLMLPTLYKLAGELTPMVLHVAARAIASQGLSIFGDHGDLMAIRSAGCAILCSASVQEAGDFAAIASRAALLGRVPFVHGLDGFRTSHEIQKIHTLSDDLLRQFIPAEAIEAHRQRALSPHHPVLRGSSQNPDLYFQGRETVNPFVAAVPQLVQEAMERFAALSGRRYGLFEYVGSPTAERVVVLMGSGCDTAAATVAALEAAGESVGVVKVRLFRPFAGERFTTVLPATTRAVAVLDRCKEAGAAAEPLALEVMAALQRHWPLMQRGAPLPQVIGGRYGLGSKEFTPAMVRAVLDNLRGALDPSLPPPLHGFTVGIEDDVCHSSLVVDPGFVLERAEATDEVRAIFYGLGADGTVGANKSTIKIIGEQTDLQVQAYFVYDSKKSGSVTISHLRFGPRPIHAPYLIQRPTFVACHQWDFVERFPLVEQLAIGGTLLLNSPFEPAESWLRMPALLRQRIRERQLHVWQINATRVAREAGMGPHINTVMQVCFFALSGVLPQAEAIEGIREAIRHSYGRKGEAVVAMNLRAVDASLDQLVPLPWRELPEPPEQPGDRGTGLAAAAPGAPDFVRTVIAPQLALEGDRLPVSAMPCDGTWPTGTSCWEKRNIATSVPEWHSDLCVQCGKCVMVCPHAVIRAKVAEPAALESAPPGFRQAPARDHAFEGQAFTIQVSVKDCTGCSLCVEVCPARDRTQPKRKALEMVPQRPLRETGRANWDFFLQLPEAPRADLDLRRIGQQQLQQPLFEFPGACAGCGETPYLKLASQLFGDRMLVANATGCSSIYGGNLPTTPWAKNGEGRGPAWSNSLFEDNAEFGLGMRLAVDQQRRMAEDLLRDPQLEGQGDEALPQELVQQILNADQSDEAGIAEQRQRIAELRRRLEARPEARDPSSPAARLLALAGSLEKHSVWLVGGDGWAYDIGFGGLDHVLASGADVNVLVLDTEVYSNTGGQRSKSTPLAAVAKFASAGKETAKKDLGLMAMTYGTVYVASVAMGARDEHTIRAFLEAESYPGPSLILAYSHCIAHGIDMAHGMAQQKLAVDTGRWLLYRYDPRRRAQGETPLQLDSPAPKRDLADQWASEQRFRLLRGGPRERSRELQERARVERDRRLELYRALSQPDGAG; translated from the coding sequence ATGCAGACAGCACAGCGTCCAGGCGGAACCGGGCGACCGGAGGGCGCCGCCCCACAGCCCCTGACAACGGAGTCCCGGCCTGCCCGAACCCGCAGCGACGGGCCGGAACCAGAGCCGATCCAGGAGACCCTCGACGGCAACGAGGCGGTGGCGCGGGTGGCCTATCGCCTCAGCGAGCTGATCGCCCTCTACCCGATCACCCCGGCCACACCGATGGGGGAATGGGCCGACGCCTGGAGCGCCGAAGGACGGCCCAACCTCTGGGGCACGCCACCGGCGGTGGTGGAGATGCAGAGCGAAGGCGGCGCCGCCGGTGCCCTGCACGGCGCGCTGCAGGCGGGGGTGCTGGCCACCAGCTTCACCGCCAGCCAGGGCCTGCTGCTGATGCTGCCCACCCTCTACAAGCTGGCCGGCGAGCTGACGCCGATGGTGCTGCACGTGGCGGCGAGGGCGATCGCGAGCCAGGGCCTGTCGATCTTCGGCGACCATGGCGACCTGATGGCGATCCGCAGTGCCGGCTGCGCCATCCTCTGCTCGGCCTCGGTGCAGGAGGCGGGCGACTTCGCCGCCATCGCCAGCCGCGCCGCCCTGCTCGGCCGCGTGCCCTTCGTGCATGGCCTCGACGGCTTCCGCACCTCCCACGAGATCCAGAAGATCCACACCCTCAGCGATGACCTGCTGCGGCAGTTCATTCCGGCTGAGGCGATCGAGGCGCACCGCCAGAGAGCCCTCAGCCCACACCATCCGGTGCTGCGCGGCAGCTCCCAGAACCCCGATCTCTACTTCCAGGGCCGCGAAACGGTGAATCCGTTCGTGGCCGCCGTGCCGCAGCTGGTGCAGGAGGCGATGGAACGCTTCGCCGCCCTGAGCGGCCGCCGATACGGCCTCTTCGAATACGTGGGATCACCCACCGCCGAGCGGGTGGTGGTGCTGATGGGCTCCGGCTGCGACACCGCCGCGGCAACGGTGGCGGCCCTGGAGGCCGCAGGGGAATCGGTGGGGGTGGTGAAGGTGCGCCTGTTCCGTCCGTTCGCGGGCGAGCGCTTCACCACGGTGCTGCCGGCCACCACCCGGGCGGTGGCGGTGCTCGATCGCTGCAAGGAGGCGGGCGCCGCGGCCGAACCGCTGGCCCTGGAGGTGATGGCGGCGCTGCAGCGGCACTGGCCGCTGATGCAGCGCGGGGCGCCGCTGCCCCAGGTGATCGGCGGCCGCTACGGGCTGGGCTCCAAGGAGTTCACCCCGGCGATGGTCAGGGCGGTGCTCGACAACCTGCGCGGCGCCCTCGATCCATCCCTGCCGCCGCCGCTGCATGGCTTCACCGTCGGCATCGAGGACGACGTCTGCCACAGCTCCCTGGTGGTGGATCCGGGCTTCGTGCTCGAGCGGGCCGAGGCCACCGATGAAGTGCGGGCGATCTTCTACGGCCTGGGCGCCGACGGCACCGTGGGGGCCAACAAGAGCACGATCAAGATCATCGGCGAACAGACCGATCTTCAGGTTCAGGCCTATTTCGTCTACGACTCCAAGAAGAGCGGCTCGGTCACGATCTCGCACCTGCGCTTCGGCCCGCGACCGATCCATGCGCCCTATCTGATCCAGCGGCCCACCTTCGTCGCCTGCCACCAGTGGGATTTCGTGGAACGCTTCCCGCTGGTGGAGCAGCTGGCCATCGGCGGCACACTGCTGCTCAACAGCCCGTTCGAGCCGGCCGAGAGCTGGCTGCGGATGCCGGCGCTGCTGCGGCAACGCATCCGCGAGCGGCAGCTGCACGTGTGGCAGATCAACGCCACCCGCGTCGCCCGTGAGGCCGGCATGGGCCCGCACATCAACACCGTGATGCAGGTGTGCTTCTTCGCCCTCAGCGGCGTGCTGCCCCAGGCGGAGGCGATCGAAGGCATCCGCGAGGCGATCCGCCACAGCTACGGCCGCAAGGGGGAGGCGGTGGTGGCGATGAACCTGCGGGCCGTGGACGCCAGCCTCGACCAGCTGGTTCCCCTGCCCTGGCGCGAACTCCCCGAGCCGCCCGAACAGCCCGGCGACAGGGGAACCGGCCTCGCCGCCGCCGCACCCGGGGCCCCTGACTTCGTGCGCACGGTGATCGCACCGCAGCTGGCCCTGGAGGGGGACCGGCTGCCGGTGAGCGCGATGCCCTGCGATGGCACCTGGCCCACGGGCACCTCCTGCTGGGAGAAGCGCAACATCGCCACCTCGGTGCCGGAATGGCACAGCGATCTGTGCGTGCAGTGCGGCAAATGCGTGATGGTGTGCCCGCACGCGGTGATCCGCGCCAAGGTGGCCGAGCCCGCCGCCCTGGAATCGGCGCCGCCGGGCTTCCGGCAGGCGCCGGCCCGTGACCATGCCTTCGAGGGGCAGGCGTTCACGATCCAGGTGTCGGTGAAGGACTGCACCGGCTGCAGCCTGTGTGTGGAGGTCTGCCCGGCGCGGGACCGGACCCAGCCGAAGCGCAAGGCGCTGGAGATGGTGCCCCAGCGCCCGCTGCGCGAGACAGGCCGGGCCAACTGGGACTTCTTCCTGCAGCTCCCCGAGGCGCCGCGCGCGGACCTGGACCTGCGCCGCATCGGCCAGCAGCAGCTGCAGCAGCCCCTGTTCGAGTTCCCCGGCGCCTGCGCCGGCTGCGGCGAGACCCCGTACCTGAAGCTGGCCAGCCAGCTGTTCGGCGATCGCATGCTGGTGGCCAACGCGACGGGGTGCTCCTCGATCTACGGCGGCAACCTGCCCACCACCCCCTGGGCGAAGAACGGCGAGGGCCGTGGGCCTGCCTGGAGCAATTCGCTGTTTGAGGACAACGCCGAATTCGGCCTGGGCATGCGCCTGGCGGTGGATCAGCAGCGGCGCATGGCGGAGGATCTCCTCCGGGATCCGCAGCTGGAAGGACAGGGCGATGAGGCGCTGCCGCAGGAGCTGGTCCAGCAGATCCTGAACGCCGATCAGAGCGATGAGGCGGGCATCGCCGAGCAGCGCCAGCGGATCGCGGAGCTGCGGCGGCGGCTGGAGGCCAGGCCCGAGGCGCGCGATCCGTCCTCGCCGGCGGCCCGGCTGCTGGCGCTGGCCGGCAGCCTCGAGAAGCACAGCGTCTGGCTGGTGGGTGGCGACGGCTGGGCGTACGACATCGGCTTCGGCGGCCTCGATCACGTGCTGGCCAGCGGCGCCGATGTGAATGTGCTCGTGCTTGACACCGAGGTGTACTCCAACACCGGTGGCCAGCGCTCCAAGTCCACCCCGCTGGCGGCGGTCGCCAAGTTCGCCAGCGCCGGCAAGGAGACCGCCAAGAAGGACCTGGGGCTGATGGCGATGACCTACGGCACGGTCTATGTGGCCTCGGTGGCGATGGGCGCCCGCGATGAACACACGATCCGGGCGTTTCTGGAGGCCGAGAGCTATCCGGGGCCCTCGTTGATCCTGGCCTACAGCCACTGCATCGCCCACGGCATCGACATGGCCCACGGCATGGCCCAGCAGAAGCTGGCGGTGGACACCGGCCGCTGGCTGCTCTACCGCTACGACCCGCGCCGCCGCGCGCAGGGCGAGACGCCGCTGCAGCTCGACAGCCCCGCACCGAAGCGGGATCTGGCGGACCAGTGGGCCAGCGAGCAGCGCTTTCGCCTGCTGCGCGGCGGCCCCCGGGAGCGGAGCCGGGAGCTGCAGGAACGCGCCCGCGTGGAACGGGACCGGCGGCTGGAGCTGTACCGGGCCCTGTCCCAGCCGGATGGCGCCGGCTGA
- a CDS encoding Sua5/YciO/YrdC/YwlC family protein, translating to MAATPGEKEARQGLRLICRGVVQGVGFRPAVGRLAGALGLDGRLSNITGAVQVELAGTRPALKRFVALLPEALPAAARLEALQIAWLQPPLPPGLAAGSGLRISAEAPQPLGIGLVAPSLVADQALCPACRRELRDPHDRRFRYPFISCCSCGPRYSIATAAPFARAHTTLAAFALCPACQAEFEDRADRRFHAETIGCPACGPTLRLLDAGGRPLAGALPGHGSAGRVRSDAARHPASAAGAADPPTRTKPGIGANPGSSAAALEAAVALLRSGRILALQGVGGFQLLVDARDAGAVARLRERKRRPHKPFALLVDRLERLAELVHPTLEERAALEDPAAPIVLLPCPDDAHETVLAGVAPGAPGLGVMLPSSPLHLLLAEAFAGPLVATSGNSSGEPLCTDPAEAMERLAGIADAFLVHDRPIARPLDDSLLQLIDGRPALLRRARGHAPQALTLPDPGAAPRAAALGRATAPWDPARPRSSGAPTAGSAQGVGTPPGLAKGGDRPATLLALGSDLKSAPALAIGDQLWLAPHLGDLADSRCLERWRSGLADVLERQSPHRLAAAMDAHPQYLSRQLAPPLLAGRAITPLQEVQHHQAHALAVAAEHGLPLPLPALVLDGLGYGGGAAPLWGCELLWLDRRGGRRLASLRPFPLPGGERAVREPRRSALGLLWAAGVVDHAGAAAVHAAFQPGEIPLLLQAMAGRCNTPWCSSAGRLFDAVASLLDLVQVASHDAHAGLLLQAGAARAPATAGAYPMAWLTPMAPLTSESGPASDDDASTAGEERDLPLLDWQPLLMALLQDIASGQARDLCAARFHNGLIQALAEAVCGLGLERSAGTRTDPLTPGSADPAAAPAVILAGGCFQNRRLLEGLIAALRQRHLEPFWGERIPLNDGGLAAGQILALKLQPCQAGQERRS from the coding sequence ATGGCGGCCACTCCCGGGGAGAAGGAGGCTCGCCAGGGGCTGCGGCTGATCTGCCGGGGCGTGGTCCAGGGGGTGGGGTTCCGCCCCGCGGTGGGCCGGCTGGCCGGCGCGCTCGGCCTCGATGGCCGGTTGAGCAACATCACCGGCGCCGTTCAGGTGGAGCTGGCCGGCACCCGCCCTGCCCTGAAGCGCTTTGTCGCGCTGCTGCCGGAGGCCCTGCCGGCGGCGGCACGGCTGGAGGCGCTGCAGATCGCCTGGCTCCAGCCGCCCCTGCCCCCCGGGCTGGCCGCGGGATCAGGACTGCGCATCAGCGCAGAGGCACCGCAGCCCCTGGGGATCGGCCTGGTGGCACCGTCTCTGGTGGCGGATCAGGCCCTGTGCCCCGCCTGCCGCCGCGAGCTGCGCGATCCCCACGACCGCCGCTTCCGCTATCCCTTCATCAGTTGCTGCAGCTGCGGGCCGCGCTACTCGATCGCCACCGCCGCGCCCTTCGCCCGCGCCCACACCACCTTGGCGGCCTTTGCGCTCTGCCCCGCCTGCCAGGCCGAGTTCGAGGATCGGGCCGATCGGCGCTTCCACGCCGAAACGATCGGCTGCCCGGCCTGCGGGCCGACGCTGCGACTGCTCGATGCCGGCGGCAGGCCTCTGGCCGGCGCCTTGCCTGGCCATGGGAGCGCCGGCCGGGTCCGATCCGACGCGGCACGCCATCCAGCCAGTGCTGCAGGAGCCGCTGATCCACCGACCCGAACCAAGCCAGGGATCGGGGCGAATCCTGGGAGCTCAGCTGCCGCCCTGGAAGCCGCCGTGGCCCTGCTGCGTTCGGGGCGGATCCTGGCGCTGCAGGGGGTGGGCGGCTTCCAGCTGCTGGTGGACGCGCGCGATGCAGGCGCAGTCGCCCGCCTGAGAGAGCGCAAGCGGCGGCCGCACAAACCCTTCGCCCTGCTGGTCGATCGCCTCGAGCGGCTGGCGGAGCTGGTGCATCCCACCCTGGAGGAACGGGCTGCTCTGGAGGATCCGGCAGCGCCGATCGTGCTGCTCCCCTGCCCTGACGACGCCCACGAGACGGTGCTGGCCGGCGTGGCGCCGGGCGCGCCGGGGCTGGGGGTGATGCTGCCGTCCTCGCCCCTGCATCTGCTGCTGGCCGAAGCCTTCGCCGGGCCGCTGGTCGCCACCAGCGGCAACAGCAGCGGCGAGCCCCTGTGCACCGATCCGGCCGAGGCGATGGAGCGTCTGGCCGGCATCGCCGATGCCTTTCTGGTGCATGACCGGCCGATCGCCCGGCCGCTGGATGATTCCCTGCTGCAGCTGATCGATGGGCGTCCGGCCCTGCTGCGCCGGGCCCGCGGCCATGCCCCCCAGGCCCTGACCCTGCCGGATCCAGGGGCCGCGCCGAGAGCGGCGGCCCTCGGGCGTGCGACCGCCCCCTGGGATCCGGCGCGGCCACGGAGCAGCGGAGCCCCGACAGCCGGAAGCGCCCAGGGCGTCGGCACCCCCCCGGGACTGGCCAAGGGGGGCGATCGCCCGGCGACTCTGCTGGCACTGGGCTCCGATCTGAAGAGCGCGCCGGCCCTGGCGATCGGCGATCAGCTCTGGCTCGCGCCCCATCTCGGTGATCTGGCCGACAGCCGCTGCCTGGAGCGCTGGCGCAGCGGCCTTGCCGACGTTCTGGAGCGGCAGTCTCCGCACAGGCTCGCCGCGGCGATGGATGCCCATCCGCAGTACCTCAGCCGGCAGCTGGCGCCACCGCTGCTGGCGGGGAGGGCGATCACGCCCCTGCAGGAGGTGCAGCATCACCAGGCCCATGCCCTGGCGGTGGCGGCCGAGCACGGCCTGCCGCTGCCGCTGCCGGCCCTGGTGCTCGACGGACTCGGCTACGGCGGCGGGGCCGCGCCGCTCTGGGGTTGTGAGCTGCTGTGGCTGGACCGCCGTGGCGGTCGCCGACTGGCCTCACTGCGGCCGTTCCCGCTGCCGGGGGGCGAGCGCGCCGTGCGCGAACCACGCCGCAGCGCCCTGGGACTGCTGTGGGCCGCCGGTGTGGTGGATCACGCCGGCGCCGCGGCGGTGCACGCGGCCTTCCAGCCCGGGGAGATCCCTCTGCTGCTGCAGGCGATGGCCGGCCGCTGCAACACACCCTGGTGCTCGAGCGCCGGCCGCCTGTTCGATGCGGTGGCTTCACTGCTGGATCTGGTGCAGGTCGCCAGCCACGACGCCCATGCGGGCCTGCTGCTGCAGGCCGGCGCCGCCCGGGCACCCGCAACGGCCGGCGCCTACCCAATGGCCTGGCTCACCCCGATGGCGCCCCTGACCTCCGAGAGCGGACCCGCCAGCGACGACGACGCATCAACGGCTGGAGAAGAGCGGGACCTGCCCCTGCTCGACTGGCAGCCGTTGCTGATGGCCCTGCTGCAGGACATCGCCTCGGGGCAGGCGCGGGACCTCTGCGCAGCCCGCTTCCACAACGGGCTGATTCAGGCTCTGGCGGAGGCGGTCTGCGGCCTGGGGCTGGAGCGATCCGCGGGCACTCGCACGGATCCGCTGACGCCTGGATCAGCAGACCCAGCGGCAGCCCCGGCCGTGATCCTGGCCGGCGGCTGCTTCCAGAACCGCCGGTTGCTGGAGGGGCTGATCGCGGCCCTGCGGCAGCGCCACCTGGAGCCCTTCTGGGGAGAGCGGATCCCGCTCAATGACGGCGGCCTGGCCGCCGGCCAGATCCTGGCGCTGAAACTGCAGCCGTGCCAGGCCGGCCAGGAGCGCCGGAGCTAG
- a CDS encoding dihydroorotate dehydrogenase-like protein — MAEPDLSCSWLGLPLHSPLVVGACGPLSEDVGQLRELEHCGAAAIVLHSLFEEQLAEEQIAFHQRALQGSESYGESLSYLPDPHWFSGGEDLYLRLIEQARAQLSIPLIASLNGAHPGSWVHSARRIEAAGAMALELSLYGLPTDPELSSAAIETQVEETVREVRSELSIPLAVKLHPYFTNLRGMAHRLAGAGADALTLFNRFYEPDIDIEALELRSHLLLSTPQDLRLPLRWIALLHGREPLQLAASGGVHRGTDVVRLLMAGACCTQVVGALLRHGPQRLLGLRDELNLWLAEHEYACVRDLVGCMAQSQAPDPSHYERTPYLRSLQTFRPLEAMQTGGPW; from the coding sequence ATGGCCGAACCGGATCTCTCCTGCAGCTGGCTGGGATTGCCGCTGCACTCGCCGCTGGTGGTGGGAGCCTGCGGCCCGCTCAGTGAGGATGTGGGGCAGCTGCGCGAACTGGAGCACTGCGGTGCCGCCGCGATCGTGTTGCATTCGCTGTTCGAAGAGCAGCTCGCCGAAGAGCAGATCGCCTTCCATCAGCGGGCGCTGCAGGGCAGCGAGAGCTATGGGGAGTCGCTCTCCTATCTGCCCGATCCGCACTGGTTCAGCGGCGGTGAGGATCTGTATCTGCGCCTGATCGAGCAGGCCCGAGCCCAGCTGTCGATTCCCCTGATCGCCAGCCTCAACGGCGCCCATCCCGGCAGCTGGGTACACAGCGCCCGCCGCATCGAGGCGGCCGGGGCGATGGCGCTGGAGCTGAGCCTCTACGGCCTGCCCACCGACCCGGAGCTGAGCAGCGCCGCGATCGAGACGCAGGTGGAGGAGACCGTGCGGGAGGTGCGCTCGGAACTGTCGATTCCGCTGGCGGTGAAGCTGCACCCGTACTTCACGAATCTGCGCGGTATGGCGCACCGCCTGGCGGGTGCCGGCGCCGATGCCCTCACCCTGTTCAACCGCTTCTACGAACCCGACATCGACATCGAGGCGCTGGAGCTGCGCTCCCATCTGCTGCTCTCCACCCCCCAGGATCTGCGTCTGCCGCTGCGCTGGATCGCATTGCTGCATGGCCGCGAGCCGCTGCAGCTGGCCGCCAGCGGCGGTGTGCATCGCGGCACCGACGTGGTGCGGCTGCTGATGGCCGGAGCCTGCTGCACCCAGGTGGTGGGGGCGCTGCTGCGCCACGGCCCGCAGCGGCTGCTGGGGCTGCGCGATGAACTGAACCTCTGGCTCGCCGAACACGAATACGCGTGCGTCAGAGACCTGGTGGGATGCATGGCCCAGTCCCAGGCCCCGGATCCGAGCCACTACGAGCGCACCCCCTATCTGCGCAGCCTGCAGACCTTCCGGCCCCTGGAGGCGATGCAGACCGGCGGGCCGTGGTGA
- a CDS encoding HypC/HybG/HupF family hydrogenase formation chaperone: protein MCLAVSGRILAIRSQPPPGHDTAGTGNAVSGGAEDGLWRLAEVDFGGVRQQVSLACLPEARVGDRVLVHVGLAIARVEEDDDGLMGQF, encoded by the coding sequence ATGTGTCTGGCTGTGTCCGGTCGCATCCTGGCGATCCGCAGCCAGCCGCCGCCGGGCCATGACACTGCCGGGACCGGCAACGCGGTGAGTGGCGGTGCCGAGGACGGTCTCTGGCGGCTGGCGGAGGTGGATTTCGGCGGCGTGCGCCAGCAGGTGAGCCTCGCCTGCCTCCCCGAGGCGCGGGTGGGCGACCGGGTGCTGGTGCACGTGGGCCTGGCGATCGCCCGGGTGGAGGAGGACGACGACGGACTGATGGGCCAGTTCTGA